A DNA window from Sulfitobacter sp. BSw21498 contains the following coding sequences:
- a CDS encoding beta-ketoacyl-ACP synthase III — translation MYTPAITGSGIFTPEQVITNAELVKAFNAYADLYNLEHAAEIEAGELPAKEHSSEEFIVKASGIEQRYVMDKTGILDPKVMHPLLRQRSDHEPGLMAEMALDAAQKALKQAGKTAADVDAVICAASNLERAYPAVAIEIQQLLGINGFAFDMNVACSSATFGVQAAADMVRSGSIRSALVVCPEICSAHLEWRDRDCHFIFGDVATAVLIERAEDAAGPYFEIKSTRCATEFSNNIRNNNGFLRRSRPDGVADRRDMQFMQNGRKVFKEVLPMVAEHIAGHMAHEGVEAADLKRLWLHQANKSMNDFIGRKVLGREPEAGEQPNILQDYANTSSAGSIIAFSKYSDDLVDGDTGLICSFGAGYSVGSVLVQRRG, via the coding sequence ATGTACACACCCGCCATTACTGGTAGCGGCATTTTTACGCCGGAACAGGTCATCACCAACGCCGAGCTGGTCAAGGCGTTCAACGCCTATGCCGATCTGTACAACCTCGAGCATGCCGCCGAGATCGAGGCAGGAGAGCTGCCTGCGAAAGAACATTCCTCGGAGGAGTTCATCGTCAAGGCATCTGGCATCGAGCAGCGCTATGTCATGGATAAAACGGGTATTCTTGACCCCAAAGTGATGCACCCGCTGCTGCGTCAGCGATCAGATCACGAACCCGGCCTGATGGCCGAGATGGCGCTGGATGCGGCGCAAAAGGCACTAAAACAGGCAGGCAAGACTGCCGCTGATGTGGATGCCGTAATCTGCGCCGCGTCGAACCTTGAACGGGCTTATCCGGCCGTCGCGATCGAAATCCAGCAGTTGCTGGGCATCAACGGCTTTGCCTTTGACATGAACGTTGCCTGTTCGTCGGCGACGTTTGGCGTCCAGGCCGCCGCTGACATGGTCCGGTCGGGATCGATCCGGTCGGCTTTAGTGGTCTGCCCTGAAATCTGTTCTGCCCACTTGGAATGGCGCGACCGGGACTGCCACTTTATCTTTGGCGACGTGGCAACGGCTGTGTTGATCGAACGCGCCGAGGATGCGGCTGGCCCCTATTTTGAAATCAAATCAACCCGTTGCGCGACCGAGTTTTCGAACAACATCCGCAACAACAACGGCTTTTTGCGTCGCTCGCGCCCCGATGGCGTGGCAGACCGGCGTGACATGCAGTTCATGCAAAACGGACGTAAAGTGTTCAAAGAAGTGCTGCCCATGGTCGCCGAACACATCGCCGGCCACATGGCCCACGAAGGGGTCGAAGCCGCGGACCTGAAGCGTCTCTGGCTGCATCAGGCGAACAAATCGATGAACGACTTTATCGGTCGCAAAGTGCTTGGGCGTGAGCCCGAAGCAGGCGAGCAGCCGAATATCCTGCAAGATTACGCCAACACATCTTCTGCCGGATCCATTATCGCGTTTTCAAAATATTCTGACGATCTGGTCGATGGTGATACCGGCCTGATCTGTTCGTTCGGGGCTGGCTATTCGGTAGGCTCCGTTCTGGTCCAGCGTCGCGGCTAG
- the carB gene encoding carbamoyl-phosphate synthase large subunit, which translates to MPKRTDIQSIMIIGAGPIVIGQACEFDYSGAQACKALKEEGYRVILVNSNPATIMTDPGLADATYIEPITPEIVAKIIEKERPDALLPTMGGQTGLNTSLALEEMGVLKKFNVEMIGAKREAIEMAEDRKLFREAMDRLGIENPKATIVTAPVAASGKKDLAAGVQLALDALDYVGLPAIIRPAFTMGGTGGGVAYNRDDYEFYCRSGMDASPMGQILIDESLLGWKEFEMEVVRDTADNAIIVCSIENIDPMGVHTGDSITVAPALTLTDKEYQIMRNHSIAVLREIGVETGGSNVQWAVNPADGRMVVIEMNPRVSRSSALASKATGFPIAKIAAKLAVGFTLDELDNDITGVTPASFEPTIDYVVTKIPKFAFEKFPGSEPQLTTAMKSVGEAMAIGRTIHESLQKALASMESGLTGFDEVDIPGLDSDLPADAAQNEAALIAAISKQTPDRMRTIAQAMRHGMSDVDIHGVTMFDPWFLARIREIVDAEAEVRKDGLPLTEYGMRKLKMMGFTDARLGTLTGREEDNVRRARLNLGVKAVFKRIDTCAAEFEAQTPYMYSTYEAPAFGEVECEARPSDRKKVVILGGGPNRIGQGIEFDYCCCHACYALTDAGYETIMVNCNPETVSTDYDTSDRLYFEPVTFEHVMEILRVEQENGTLHGVIVQFGGQTPLKIAQALQEAGIPILGTTPDMIDLAEDRERFQQLVQSLGLKQPHNGIAHSDAQALEIAADIGFPLVIRPSYVLGGRAMEIVRDQASLERYIREAVVVSGKSPVLLDHYLSGAVELDVDALSDGTDVHVAGIMQHIEEAGVHSGDSACSLPPYSLSRDIIAEVEKQTKALALALNVVGLMNIQFAVKDGEIYLIEVNPRASRTVPFVAKATDSAIASIAARIMAGEKLSAFPLRAPYRDDAAYDDVLPLGDPMTLADPNMPWFSVKEAVLPFARFPGVDTLLGPEMRSTGEVMGWDRDFPRAFLKAQMGAGNPLPRSGCVFFSVKDMDKSEEMLTAARILLDQGFTLRATRGTAAWLTEHNIACEIVNKVYEGRPNITDMMKDDAIHLVLNTTEGTQAVEDSKSIRSIALYDKIPYFTTAAGAYAAALAIKAQAEDEIGVKSLQG; encoded by the coding sequence ATGCCAAAAAGAACCGATATCCAGTCGATCATGATCATTGGAGCGGGGCCCATTGTCATCGGTCAGGCGTGCGAGTTCGACTACTCCGGCGCGCAGGCCTGTAAGGCCCTGAAAGAGGAAGGCTACCGTGTCATCCTCGTGAACTCCAACCCTGCGACGATCATGACCGATCCGGGGCTGGCAGATGCCACCTACATCGAACCGATTACCCCGGAAATCGTCGCCAAGATCATCGAAAAAGAGCGCCCCGACGCGCTGCTACCCACAATGGGGGGCCAGACTGGGCTGAATACTTCGCTTGCACTCGAAGAGATGGGTGTGCTGAAAAAATTCAACGTCGAGATGATCGGCGCAAAGCGCGAAGCCATTGAAATGGCAGAAGATCGCAAACTTTTCCGCGAGGCGATGGACCGGTTGGGCATCGAAAATCCCAAGGCAACCATCGTCACAGCGCCGGTTGCGGCGAGCGGCAAAAAGGACCTTGCAGCAGGGGTTCAGCTGGCGCTGGACGCGCTGGACTATGTCGGCCTGCCCGCGATCATCCGACCTGCCTTTACCATGGGCGGCACCGGCGGTGGCGTGGCCTATAACCGCGACGATTACGAATTCTACTGCCGCTCGGGCATGGACGCGTCGCCAATGGGGCAAATCCTGATCGACGAAAGCCTGCTTGGCTGGAAAGAGTTCGAAATGGAGGTGGTGCGCGACACCGCTGACAATGCGATCATCGTTTGCTCGATCGAGAACATCGATCCGATGGGTGTACACACAGGCGATTCGATCACCGTGGCCCCTGCCCTGACGCTGACCGACAAAGAATACCAGATCATGCGCAACCACTCGATCGCCGTGCTGCGCGAGATCGGCGTAGAGACCGGCGGCTCGAACGTACAATGGGCCGTGAACCCCGCTGACGGGCGCATGGTTGTGATCGAAATGAACCCCCGCGTGTCGCGGTCCTCGGCGTTGGCCTCCAAGGCGACAGGTTTCCCGATTGCCAAGATCGCAGCCAAGCTGGCTGTCGGCTTTACACTCGATGAACTCGACAACGACATCACCGGTGTGACGCCTGCCTCGTTCGAGCCGACAATCGACTATGTCGTCACCAAAATTCCGAAGTTCGCGTTTGAAAAATTCCCCGGTTCCGAACCCCAACTAACAACGGCGATGAAATCTGTGGGCGAAGCGATGGCCATTGGCCGCACGATCCACGAGTCGCTGCAAAAGGCGCTGGCGTCGATGGAATCCGGGCTGACCGGCTTTGACGAGGTCGACATTCCCGGGCTCGACAGCGATCTGCCCGCCGATGCGGCGCAGAACGAAGCCGCCCTGATTGCCGCCATCAGCAAGCAAACTCCGGACCGGATGCGCACCATTGCGCAGGCGATGCGTCACGGTATGTCCGATGTGGATATCCACGGCGTCACCATGTTCGATCCGTGGTTCCTTGCCCGCATCCGCGAGATCGTCGACGCCGAAGCCGAGGTCCGCAAGGATGGTCTGCCGCTGACTGAATACGGCATGCGCAAGCTCAAGATGATGGGCTTTACCGATGCACGTCTTGGCACGCTGACAGGTCGCGAAGAAGACAACGTGCGCCGTGCCCGTCTGAACCTTGGCGTCAAGGCCGTGTTCAAACGCATCGACACCTGCGCTGCCGAATTCGAAGCGCAAACACCCTATATGTATTCCACCTACGAGGCACCGGCCTTTGGCGAGGTCGAATGCGAAGCCCGCCCTAGCGATCGTAAGAAAGTCGTCATTCTGGGCGGTGGTCCGAACCGGATCGGCCAAGGGATCGAGTTTGACTATTGCTGTTGTCACGCCTGCTATGCGCTGACCGACGCGGGCTATGAAACCATCATGGTCAACTGTAACCCTGAAACCGTGTCGACCGACTATGACACGTCGGACCGGCTGTATTTCGAACCCGTCACCTTTGAACATGTGATGGAAATTCTGCGGGTCGAACAGGAAAACGGCACGCTACACGGCGTCATCGTCCAGTTTGGTGGCCAGACGCCGCTGAAAATCGCGCAAGCGCTGCAAGAGGCCGGCATCCCGATCCTTGGCACCACGCCCGACATGATCGACCTTGCCGAAGACCGCGAGCGCTTCCAGCAGCTGGTACAATCGCTAGGCCTGAAACAGCCGCATAACGGGATCGCCCACTCGGACGCCCAAGCGCTTGAGATTGCAGCCGACATCGGCTTCCCGCTGGTGATCCGCCCGTCGTATGTTCTGGGTGGCCGCGCAATGGAAATCGTCCGCGATCAGGCCAGCCTTGAACGGTATATCCGCGAAGCCGTTGTCGTATCAGGCAAAAGCCCCGTGTTGCTGGACCACTACCTGTCCGGTGCGGTCGAACTTGATGTAGATGCGCTGTCAGACGGCACCGACGTCCATGTCGCGGGCATCATGCAGCACATCGAAGAGGCCGGTGTGCACTCGGGCGATAGCGCCTGTTCGCTGCCGCCCTATTCACTGAGCCGCGACATCATCGCAGAGGTCGAAAAACAGACCAAGGCGTTGGCGCTGGCGCTGAACGTTGTCGGCCTGATGAACATCCAGTTTGCGGTTAAGGACGGCGAAATCTACCTAATCGAAGTCAACCCGCGTGCCTCGCGCACCGTCCCGTTTGTTGCCAAGGCGACGGACAGCGCGATTGCGTCAATCGCGGCGCGGATCATGGCTGGTGAAAAGCTGTCGGCCTTCCCATTGCGTGCGCCCTACCGCGATGATGCCGCTTATGACGATGTACTGCCCTTGGGCGATCCAATGACGCTGGCCGATCCTAACATGCCTTGGTTCTCGGTCAAAGAAGCGGTGCTTCCCTTTGCACGTTTCCCCGGTGTCGACACGCTGCTAGGGCCAGAAATGCGGTCCACTGGCGAAGTCATGGGCTGGGACCGCGACTTCCCGCGTGCCTTCCTGAAGGCCCAGATGGGTGCCGGCAACCCGCTGCCGCGGTCGGGCTGTGTGTTCTTCTCGGTCAAGGATATGGACAAGTCAGAAGAGATGCTGACCGCCGCCCGCATCTTGCTGGACCAAGGGTTCACACTGCGCGCCACCCGCGGCACTGCGGCTTGGCTGACAGAGCATAACATCGCCTGCGAGATCGTGAACAAGGTCTATGAGGGCCGTCCGAACATCACCGATATGATGAAGGACGACGCGATCCATCTGGTGCTGAATACCACCGAAGGCACGCAAGCGGTTGAGGATAGCAAATCCATCCGCTCTATCGCGCTGTATGACAAGATCCCGTATTTCACCACGGCTGCCGGTGCCTATGCCGCTGCGTTGGCCATCAAGGCGCAAGCCGAAGACGAAATCGGCGTTAAATCGCTTCAGGGCTAA
- a CDS encoding alpha/beta fold hydrolase, whose amino-acid sequence MLNYTEYGTATDAPALLIVHGLFGSGRNWGVIAKRLSDQRHVITVDMRNHGDSPRAQSQSYPEMATDLAEVIQHLGAPMDVCGHSMGGKAAMMLALNHPELVHRLVVADIAPVTYGHSQQEFIDAMRSVDLATLTRRSDAAEQLAVAGVEPALQSFFTQSLDVPNKTWKLNLDVLEADMSKIVGWPNGVDGQYEGATLFLSGGASAYVKSEDRPVIKGLFPQARFAKLPGAGHWLHAEKPRDFEASLRAFLTLS is encoded by the coding sequence ATGTTGAATTATACCGAATATGGCACCGCTACCGACGCCCCCGCCCTGTTGATCGTGCATGGCCTGTTCGGGTCTGGGCGCAACTGGGGTGTGATTGCCAAACGTCTGTCCGACCAGCGCCACGTGATCACGGTCGACATGCGCAACCACGGGGACAGCCCGCGTGCGCAAAGCCAAAGCTACCCCGAGATGGCGACTGATCTGGCCGAGGTAATACAACACCTTGGCGCGCCGATGGATGTCTGCGGGCATTCGATGGGCGGCAAGGCCGCGATGATGCTGGCCTTGAACCACCCCGAACTGGTGCACCGACTGGTGGTGGCCGATATCGCCCCCGTCACCTATGGCCACAGCCAGCAGGAATTTATCGACGCGATGCGCAGCGTTGATCTGGCCACGCTCACCCGCCGCTCTGACGCGGCTGAGCAACTGGCCGTTGCTGGTGTTGAGCCCGCGCTACAAAGCTTTTTCACCCAGTCACTGGATGTGCCCAACAAGACGTGGAAGCTCAATCTTGATGTGCTTGAAGCCGATATGTCCAAAATCGTCGGCTGGCCCAACGGGGTGGACGGGCAATATGAGGGGGCGACGCTGTTTTTGTCCGGCGGTGCCTCGGCCTATGTCAAATCCGAAGATCGCCCCGTCATCAAGGGGCTGTTCCCGCAGGCCCGCTTTGCCAAACTGCCGGGCGCAGGCCACTGGCTACATGCGGAAAAGCCGCGCGACTTCGAGGCCTCTTTGCGGGCATTTCTGACGCTTAGTTAA
- the glyA gene encoding serine hydroxymethyltransferase, with amino-acid sequence MTGFFTTPLSEADPEIFGSITDELGRQRNEIELIASENIVSAAVMAAQGSVMTNKYAEGYPGRRYYGGCEFVDVAENLAIERACKLFNCDFANVQPNSGSQANQGVFTALLQPGDTILGMSLDAGGHLTHGAKPNQSGKWFNAIQYGVRKEDNLLDYDQVEALAKEHQPKMIIAGGSAIPRQIDFKRMREIADMVGAYLHVDMAHFAGLVAAGEHPSPFPHAHVATTTTHKTLRGPRGGMILTNDEALAKKFNSAIFPGIQGGPLMHVIAAKAVAFGEALKPEFKTYIQQVVKNAQALSDQLIKGGLDTITHGTDTHLLLVDLRPKGVKGNDTEKALGRAHITCNKNGVPFDPEKPMVTSGIRLGSPAATTRGFGEDEFRQIADWIIEVVDGLAANGADGNADVEAKVKAEVEALCARFPIYPDL; translated from the coding sequence ATGACCGGTTTTTTCACCACCCCCCTGTCCGAAGCCGATCCCGAAATCTTTGGGTCCATCACAGACGAGCTGGGCCGCCAGCGTAACGAGATCGAACTGATCGCCTCCGAGAACATCGTCTCTGCGGCTGTTATGGCGGCGCAAGGGTCGGTGATGACCAACAAATACGCCGAAGGGTACCCGGGCCGTCGCTATTATGGCGGGTGTGAATTTGTCGACGTCGCAGAAAATTTGGCAATTGAACGCGCCTGCAAACTGTTCAACTGCGACTTCGCCAACGTGCAGCCGAACTCTGGCTCGCAGGCAAACCAGGGCGTGTTCACCGCGCTGCTGCAACCCGGCGACACAATTTTGGGCATGAGCCTGGACGCTGGCGGCCACCTGACCCACGGGGCCAAGCCAAACCAATCCGGCAAATGGTTCAACGCCATCCAGTACGGCGTGCGCAAGGAAGACAATCTGCTCGACTATGATCAGGTCGAAGCGCTCGCAAAAGAGCACCAGCCAAAAATGATCATCGCAGGGGGCTCCGCCATCCCGCGCCAGATCGATTTCAAACGCATGCGCGAAATCGCCGATATGGTCGGTGCCTACCTGCACGTAGACATGGCGCATTTTGCCGGTCTGGTTGCAGCGGGCGAACACCCCTCGCCCTTCCCCCATGCACATGTGGCCACAACCACAACACACAAAACCCTGCGCGGCCCGCGCGGCGGCATGATCCTGACCAACGACGAAGCGCTGGCCAAAAAGTTCAACTCGGCCATCTTCCCCGGCATTCAGGGTGGCCCGCTGATGCATGTCATCGCTGCCAAAGCCGTGGCCTTTGGCGAAGCGCTGAAGCCCGAGTTCAAGACCTACATCCAGCAGGTCGTCAAAAACGCCCAGGCTCTCAGCGACCAGCTGATCAAAGGCGGGCTCGACACGATCACCCACGGCACTGACACGCACCTGTTGCTGGTCGACCTGCGTCCAAAAGGCGTCAAAGGCAACGACACCGAAAAGGCACTGGGTCGTGCACATATCACCTGCAACAAGAACGGCGTGCCGTTTGACCCTGAAAAGCCCATGGTCACCTCCGGTATCCGTCTTGGCTCGCCCGCTGCAACCACCCGCGGGTTTGGTGAGGATGAATTCCGCCAGATCGCCGACTGGATCATCGAAGTCGTCGACGGGCTGGCCGCCAACGGGGCCGACGGCAACGCCGACGTCGAAGCAAAAGTCAAAGCCGAAGTCGAAGCGCTTTGCGCCCGCTTCCCGATCTACCCCGACCTCTAA
- a CDS encoding NAD kinase has protein sequence MKIAFIASRSDVAQAALTALGTRYGNATREEAEVIVALGGDGFMLQALHDSQELSTPVYGMNRGTIGFLMNTYAEEDLVERLRAAEEAVINPLVMVATHANGATSKALALNEVALLREGPQAAKLRISVDGRVRMEELVCDGALVATPAGSTAYNYSAHGPILPIGADVLALTAMAAFRPRRWRGALLPKTVTVRFDVLEPAKRPVMADADGNSYRDVVVVEIASDPLIEHRILFDPGHGLEERLISEQFN, from the coding sequence ATGAAGATCGCTTTTATCGCCAGCCGCTCTGATGTTGCCCAGGCTGCGCTGACCGCGCTAGGCACCCGATATGGCAATGCCACGCGCGAAGAGGCCGAGGTGATCGTGGCCCTTGGGGGCGACGGGTTCATGCTGCAGGCACTGCACGACTCGCAAGAATTGTCGACGCCGGTCTATGGGATGAACCGAGGCACCATCGGGTTCTTGATGAACACCTATGCCGAAGAAGATCTGGTTGAGCGGCTGCGTGCCGCCGAGGAAGCGGTGATTAACCCGTTGGTGATGGTCGCGACCCATGCGAATGGTGCCACGTCCAAAGCGCTGGCCCTGAACGAGGTCGCCCTGCTGCGCGAGGGTCCGCAGGCGGCCAAGCTACGGATCAGCGTCGATGGGCGCGTTCGAATGGAAGAACTGGTCTGCGACGGCGCGCTTGTGGCGACGCCCGCCGGGTCGACCGCCTATAACTATTCCGCACACGGCCCGATCCTCCCAATTGGTGCTGACGTGTTGGCCCTGACGGCGATGGCGGCGTTTCGGCCACGCCGCTGGCGCGGGGCTTTACTGCCGAAAACCGTGACCGTGCGCTTTGATGTGCTGGAACCCGCCAAGCGCCCGGTGATGGCTGATGCGGACGGTAATTCGTACCGGGATGTCGTGGTCGTCGAAATTGCGTCAGACCCGCTGATTGAACACCGTATTCTGTTCGACCCGGGTCATGGGTTGGAAGAACGGCTGATCAGTGAACAGTTCAACTAA
- a CDS encoding CsbD family protein, producing the protein MNWDTIKGNWSQMTGKVKEEWGDLTDDDLTEAAGERDQLVGKIQARYGVAKDEAERQVDGFVAKH; encoded by the coding sequence ATGAATTGGGATACAATCAAAGGTAACTGGAGCCAGATGACCGGTAAGGTTAAAGAAGAATGGGGCGATCTGACCGACGATGACCTGACAGAGGCCGCCGGTGAGCGCGACCAGCTGGTCGGCAAGATCCAGGCCCGCTACGGTGTGGCCAAGGACGAGGCTGAGCGACAAGTCGACGGTTTCGTCGCCAAGCATTAA